A genomic region of Thermococcus sp. contains the following coding sequences:
- the coaD gene encoding phosphopantetheine adenylyltransferase, which yields MRKKYLKVVVGGTFDRLHLGHKALLRKAFEVGEYIYVGLTSDEMIKEKPYAEKILPYELRLRDLLKFFEVNGYSNYRVIKIHTAIGFADRMKSLEAIVVSEETYKGALVVNRAREENGLKPLDIVVIGLIKSSLGPKISSSLIRAGLIDPFGRPLQWKRNSRKTFKGK from the coding sequence ATGAGGAAAAAGTACCTCAAGGTCGTCGTCGGCGGAACCTTCGACAGGCTCCACTTAGGCCATAAAGCACTCCTCAGAAAAGCCTTCGAAGTCGGTGAATACATCTACGTCGGGTTAACCTCGGACGAGATGATAAAAGAGAAGCCCTACGCCGAAAAGATACTCCCATACGAGCTTCGCCTGCGGGATCTGCTCAAGTTCTTCGAGGTCAACGGCTACTCCAACTACCGCGTTATCAAGATTCACACGGCGATAGGCTTTGCTGACAGGATGAAAAGCCTGGAAGCAATAGTCGTCAGCGAGGAGACCTACAAAGGAGCGCTGGTCGTCAACCGCGCCAGGGAGGAGAACGGGCTTAAACCGCTTGACATTGTTGTGATTGGACTAATCAAAAGCTCCCTCGGGCCGAAGATAAGTTCCTCCCTCATACGGGCCGGATTGATAGACCCCTTCGGGAGACCCCTCCAGTGGAAACGAAACTCCCGAAAGACGTTTAAGGGGAAATAA
- a CDS encoding CoA-binding protein, which translates to MSLDAFFYPEGVAVFGSFKEGAIAREILRNIVEGGFEGKVIPVNPKGGMVEVAGKTFEIRRRLDEPTDTAIIAVPAKIVPALIDEIGPLIKGAVVISAGFSEVGNDELERELVEKAKKHGVRLIGPNCAGIFGVYGKFFGSFEIRVKLGGLALISQSGAFGGAALAMGNDEGIGFSAFVSYGNAADLNESDFLEYFADDENTKAIALYIEGVKDGRRFLKALRYASSKKPVIILKAGKSVSGAKAAASHTGSLAGSYEIYRAAFKQAGAIEVEEMEELFDAAKAFETYSKAGKRVAVITNSGGPGVLATDKLERLGLKIAKLSEETVRELLSFLPPQCSVKNPIDLIADADYGRYKRTIETVCKDGNVDSLLIICVPPIFIPSEEIARAVIEASCNKPLIVNFMAGELVGRGVEVLEEAGIKNFPTPERVAKALFWLSER; encoded by the coding sequence ATGAGTCTCGATGCGTTTTTCTATCCAGAGGGCGTTGCTGTCTTCGGATCATTCAAGGAGGGCGCGATAGCGAGGGAAATCCTCAGGAACATCGTGGAGGGTGGTTTTGAGGGAAAGGTCATCCCGGTAAATCCAAAGGGCGGGATGGTTGAGGTCGCAGGAAAAACCTTTGAAATCAGGAGACGGCTTGATGAACCTACTGATACAGCCATCATTGCGGTTCCGGCCAAAATCGTTCCCGCTCTGATCGATGAAATCGGCCCGCTCATTAAGGGTGCCGTCGTTATAAGCGCGGGCTTCTCTGAGGTTGGGAACGATGAACTCGAGCGTGAGCTGGTTGAGAAGGCTAAAAAGCACGGTGTTCGCTTGATAGGTCCCAACTGCGCCGGTATCTTCGGGGTTTACGGTAAGTTCTTTGGCTCCTTTGAGATTCGCGTAAAGCTCGGAGGTCTTGCCTTAATCAGTCAGAGCGGGGCCTTCGGCGGTGCGGCCCTAGCCATGGGGAACGACGAGGGGATAGGCTTCTCGGCCTTCGTTTCCTACGGGAACGCCGCTGACCTGAACGAGAGCGACTTTTTGGAATACTTCGCTGACGATGAGAACACGAAAGCGATAGCCCTTTACATCGAGGGTGTTAAGGACGGAAGGAGGTTTCTCAAAGCACTTCGCTATGCCTCAAGCAAAAAGCCCGTCATAATCCTCAAGGCCGGAAAGAGCGTGAGCGGTGCTAAGGCGGCCGCCTCCCACACGGGTTCTCTCGCCGGAAGCTACGAGATTTATAGAGCTGCCTTCAAGCAGGCCGGTGCCATTGAGGTTGAGGAGATGGAGGAACTCTTTGATGCCGCTAAGGCCTTTGAGACCTACTCAAAGGCAGGGAAGCGGGTTGCGGTAATCACGAATTCCGGCGGGCCGGGTGTTCTGGCGACTGACAAGCTGGAAAGGCTTGGCCTTAAGATTGCGAAGCTGAGCGAAGAAACGGTCAGAGAACTCCTCTCTTTCCTCCCGCCCCAGTGTTCCGTGAAGAACCCCATTGACCTCATAGCCGATGCAGACTACGGGCGCTATAAGAGAACGATTGAGACCGTTTGTAAAGACGGGAACGTTGATTCTCTTCTCATCATCTGCGTTCCTCCGATATTCATCCCGAGCGAGGAGATAGCGAGGGCTGTAATCGAGGCTTCCTGCAATAAACCGCTCATCGTCAACTTCATGGCTGGGGAGCTGGTTGGGAGAGGTGTTGAGGTCCTGGAAGAGGCCGGGATTAAGAACTTCCCCACCCCTGAGAGGGTCGCGAAAGCCCTGTTCTGGCTCTCAGAGCGGTGA
- a CDS encoding bifunctional N(6)-L-threonylcarbamoyladenine synthase/serine/threonine protein kinase, with the protein MIALGIEGTAHTVGIGIVTEERVLANVFHTLTTEKGGIHPKEAAEHHARLFKPLLVKALQEAGITIEDVDVIAFSQGPGLGPCLRVVATAARALAIKHNKPIIGVNHCIAHVEITKMFGVKDPVGLYVSGGNTQVLALEGGRYRVFGETLDIGIGNAIDTFARELGIGFPGGPKIERLAQKGEKYIELPYAVKGMDLSFSGVLTEAVRKYRTGNYRIEDLAYSFQETAFASLVEVTERAVAHTGKGEVVLVGGVAANNRLREMLEVMTEDRGVYFFVPPYDLCRDNGAMIAYTGLRMYRGGVRFKIEDTVVRQKFRTDEVKVTWV; encoded by the coding sequence ATGATTGCCCTCGGAATAGAAGGCACGGCCCACACCGTTGGAATCGGAATCGTAACTGAGGAGAGGGTTTTGGCGAACGTATTCCACACTCTCACCACCGAGAAGGGGGGAATACACCCCAAGGAGGCGGCCGAGCACCACGCGCGCCTTTTCAAGCCCCTTCTAGTGAAAGCCCTTCAAGAGGCCGGAATAACGATTGAGGACGTTGACGTTATAGCATTCTCCCAGGGGCCTGGACTCGGGCCGTGCCTCAGGGTCGTCGCCACTGCCGCGAGGGCGCTGGCGATAAAGCACAACAAGCCCATCATTGGGGTAAACCACTGTATCGCGCACGTCGAGATTACCAAGATGTTCGGGGTTAAAGACCCCGTCGGTTTGTACGTAAGCGGGGGCAACACGCAGGTTCTCGCTCTGGAGGGCGGCCGCTACCGCGTCTTCGGCGAGACTTTAGACATAGGCATAGGCAACGCAATAGATACCTTCGCGCGTGAATTGGGTATAGGTTTCCCCGGCGGGCCAAAGATAGAGAGACTCGCTCAAAAGGGCGAGAAGTACATTGAGCTTCCCTACGCGGTTAAAGGCATGGATTTGAGCTTCTCTGGTGTCCTGACGGAAGCGGTCAGGAAATACCGGACGGGCAATTACCGCATTGAGGACCTTGCCTATTCCTTCCAAGAAACCGCTTTTGCCTCCCTCGTTGAGGTCACCGAGAGGGCAGTGGCCCATACAGGTAAGGGGGAAGTTGTCCTCGTCGGAGGAGTTGCGGCAAACAACAGGCTCCGTGAGATGTTGGAGGTCATGACTGAGGACAGGGGAGTATACTTCTTTGTTCCCCCCTACGACCTTTGCAGGGATAACGGGGCCATGATAGCCTACACCGGACTGAGGATGTACCGTGGCGGCGTAAGATTTAAAATAGAAGATACCGTTGTGAGGCAGAAGTTCCGCACGGATGAGGTGAAAGTGACATGGGTTTAA
- a CDS encoding DUF835 domain-containing protein, with the protein MGLIVPLYVFILDLILALAIGYAIFFLYMRLDKYDVELNILIKYSFVFLLLAEIGRILDLVDNFCCGTDFALVEEILYFISILGVIYTVLRYIMLVELRYMPSVVVNAGTGVKSRPRVPRGDSPFSVGVYIILSRYRLSDVLELLKDADFPIMAITRSPSIYESFDRGNIEVLWVTQVPGGIQPTALHVIQDKVIRFVQENPEAVVIVDSVEYLLLYNDFRIVFKFLVNLKDYLLALKGTLMIFVDDTVVTPQEKSFLLKEFEPL; encoded by the coding sequence ATGGGTTTAATAGTCCCGCTCTATGTTTTTATTCTGGATCTTATCCTGGCCCTCGCCATAGGCTACGCCATCTTCTTTCTCTACATGAGGCTCGATAAATACGACGTTGAACTCAACATCCTGATAAAGTACTCTTTCGTCTTCCTCCTGCTGGCCGAGATCGGCAGGATCCTTGATTTGGTGGACAACTTCTGTTGCGGGACCGACTTTGCCCTGGTGGAGGAAATTCTCTACTTCATTTCAATCCTTGGTGTTATATACACCGTTCTGAGGTATATCATGCTCGTGGAACTCAGGTACATGCCGTCGGTGGTGGTAAACGCCGGGACGGGGGTTAAATCCCGCCCGAGGGTGCCACGTGGGGACTCTCCCTTCTCCGTGGGTGTTTACATTATACTCTCCCGGTACAGGCTCTCAGATGTTCTCGAGCTTCTCAAGGATGCAGATTTCCCAATAATGGCCATTACGCGTTCCCCGTCGATATACGAGAGCTTTGATAGGGGCAACATCGAGGTCCTGTGGGTGACTCAGGTTCCTGGGGGGATTCAGCCGACGGCCCTTCATGTTATCCAGGACAAGGTAATCCGCTTTGTCCAGGAGAACCCAGAGGCAGTGGTCATAGTTGATTCCGTCGAGTACCTCCTCCTTTACAACGACTTCAGGATCGTCTTCAAGTTCCTTGTCAACCTCAAGGACTACCTGCTGGCCCTCAAGGGCACCCTGATGATATTCGTGGACGATACTGTGGTAACCCCCCAGGAGAAGTCCTTCCTCCTGAAGGAGTTTGAGCCCCTCTAA